A window of the Aspergillus flavus chromosome 6, complete sequence genome harbors these coding sequences:
- a CDS encoding putative cytochrome P450 monooxygenase has product MVFVALYLPSGQMPEGYSPAMISYPTLVVVLVHEFVTTVYSFIFLVILFVQVQPKGPTIKGVQGPFLDIFCCGIATKLAFISGRSAHHFHALHESYGKIARFAPGQATTNTIKALRNIYGSGTGKGSAFLKTGFYKSISRRNIFTASDPIYHSSVRKLFGPSMTPGSMEAHAGVVRECTLRLHDVINSRLESKTILSLNELLYCHSVDTVSEVLLGKPLGCLKRGKPYFWTAQLPRIFYWATIRDQFDGSGVPTVMKWLLRRFLRKGIRLRSEEARMRLIHEQLKASHTRRDIMVEVMERAETSGLPESEIAENFSAIMLAGFHTTQNALCAVIFFVLTHPESHAKLVRELQGAFHSAEDISGDVVQQLPYLNAVITEALRLYPPVPLGGPRVSPGAYVDGVYIPAGTEICTSLFALHHNPEYFNEPYEFIPERWTEHGSRDKKEAVQPFLVGSRACIAKYFAKQMMQITLAGFFLDYEAEYVGTVKDWQRESRCYAFWELPDLKVKLHQRRQA; this is encoded by the exons ATGGTGTTTGTTGCTTTGTATCTGCCTTCTGGGCAAATGCCCGAGGGCTACTCCCCTGCGATGATATCCTACCCGACCCTGGTGGTCGTGCTT GTCCATGAATTCGTGACAACTGTCTACAGT TTCATTTTTCTCGTTATTCTCTTTGTGCAGGTCCAGCCAAAGGGGCCAACCATCAAGGGCGTTCAGGGGCCCTTCCTTGATATTTTCTGCTGCGGT ATCGCAACCAAGTTAGCTTTCATATCGGGACGGAGTGCACATCATTTCCATGCACTGCATGAGTCGTATG GTAAAATTGCTCGATTCGCCCCCGGCCAAGCGACGACAAACACGATCAAAGCTTTGCGTAACATCTACGGCTCTGGTACTGGCAAGGGCTCTGCATTTCTCAAAACCGGCTTCTACAAGAGTATCTCACGGCGCAATATCTTCACAGCCTCTGATCCCATCTATCATTCGTCTGTCCGTAAGCTCTTTGGTCCTTCAATGACACCAGGGAGTATGGAAGCACATGCTGGAGTGGTTCGTGAATGTACCCTGCGGCTTCACGACGTGATTAACTCGAGATTGGAGAGTAAGACCATTCTATCTCTCAATGAGCTTCTCTACTGCCACTCCGTTGATACGGTTTCTGAGGTCCTACTTGGAAAGCCCCTTGGCTGCTTGAAGCGAGGAAAGCCGTACTTTTGGACCGCCCAGTTGCCTCGCATCTTCTACTGGGCCACCATCAGAGATCAGTTCGATGGATCAGGAGTCCCAACGGTGATGAAATGGCTTCTGCGCCGTTTTCTACGCAAAGGTATTCGTCTTCGTAGCGAAGAAGCCCGCATGCGGCTGATCCATGA ACAATTGAAAGCGTCCCACACCCGCCGCGATATAATGGTCGAAGTAATGGAGAGAGCGGAGACCAGTGGCTTGCCGGAGTCTGAGATTGCAGAAAACTTCTCAGCCATCATGTTGGCAGGATTTCACACCACACAAAACGCATTGTGTGCCGTTATCTTCTTCGTTTTGACCCACCCCGAATCCCACGCCAAGTTGGTCCGTGAATTGCAGGGCGCCTTCCATTCGGCAGAAGACATCTCAGGAGACGTTGTTCAACAGCTGCCGTACCTCAATGCCGTCATCACAGAGGCTTTGAGACTCTACCCTCCTGTGCCACTAGGGGGCCCGCGAGTTTCACCTGGAGCCTATGTGGATGGGGTCTACATCCCGGCCGGG ACGGAGATCTGCACATCACTGTTCGCGCTGCATCACAACCCTGAATACTTCAACGAACCTTATGAGTTTATTCCCGAGCGATGGACAGAGCACGGGTCCAGGGACAAAAAGGAGGCTGTCCAGCCGTTCCTGGTGGGTAGTCGGGCCTGCATCGCAAAATACTTTGCCAAGCAGATGATGCAAATAACCCTAGctggtttctttttggaCTATGAAGCTGAATACGTGGGAACGGTCAAGGACTGGCAGCGAGAGAGTCGCTGCTATGCTTTCTGGGAATTGCCGGACCTGAAGGTGAAACTTCATCAACGACGGCAGGCCTAA
- a CDS encoding diacylglycerol acyltransferase family: MMASNQRTSVLFLANSEHGQTNIILAITHELLVRGDVDVHIGSFPALERRIDKLLADNASAYDGSFRSRIHFHPIRGPSNTDVFIRTGKRGAFHPPGYHGAVLGFQSLCEDIWGWTEEEYVDIYNCCVEIIKTVQPSVIAADFFFLQGRDAAYNTGYTAILINTTSLTHIVLGLQSQSAALWKYPLPGTGFPYPLPWHLVPLNALAVVKTAKMYHGSGRRREIREWRIRHKIHGRFPFADAWRPDRFHLSPALKELDWPMDVPDNILPCGPILLPTASVHKQDPELASWLQRAPTILVNLGTLYAPDPKVAENIASGLKLFIDAWKGEKIQILWKLPKHPHDENDVYSRSIEPLRQETETDRVRIHPWFSVEPMAMLQTGQIVCSVHHGGANSWYEAIQNGVPHVVLPAWQDCYENAARAEWLGIGVYGNKTRAPNINDRELSKALLKVMSDRSYKEKALDLAKLCQKKEGRVAAAEKIVELARNPDLMAMHIPDMKIGDSQCQLSEIRNRSGMTLQSVQLPPPEVKPTAKPFLNDLAEAVLMTALCNTWSILPLLGYSLLLVPRLRFLVLVYLIYIKYIAKAHEKGTLSLRNDSFRTSWIWKTYASYFLLRLYRSASLSPQKKYIFGYHPHGVAIRGAVGAFAADVAGFSQLFPGITNTLLMKDSVFYQPLLREYLLSAGLSGVSRKSCIRHLTRGGHDGRGMGRAITITVGGSREYNVARPGTMEVVIKIRKGFIRVAVETGADIVPVVAFGENEIFDRVDVTSRSVLSIAARVWEWFVGHKVAFSIGRFNIFCPYRKPLNVVVGNPIPVTQQRWDPDEKYIDQLHQQYMRELERLWDSWKDTFGTDKSVKFEVVE; encoded by the exons ATGATGGCTAGTAATCAGCGCACAAGTGTGCTGTTTCTCGCAAATAGCGAGCATGGCCAAACAAACATTATTCTGGCGATCACGCACGAGCTGCTGGTGCGAGGAGATGTGGATGTGCATATTGGCTCTTTCCCTGCCCTTGAGCGACGCATTGATAAGCTCTTGGCTGACAATGCCTCCGCGTATGATGGTTCATTCCGGTCGCGGATTCACTTCCATCCTATTAGAGGACCTTCAAATACAGATGTCTTTATCCGCACTGGGAAGCGAGGCGCTTTCCATCCTCCTGGGTACCATGGAGCGGTACTTGGGTTCCAGTCTCTGTGCGAAGACATCTGGGGTTGGACGGAAGAGGAATACGTAGATATCTACAACTGCTGCGTGGAGATCATCAAGACCGTTCAGCCGTCAGTCATCGCGgccgacttcttcttcctacaAGGCAGAGATGCTGCGTATAACACGGGGTACACGGCGATTTTGATCAATACTACGTCGCTCACTCATATTGTTCTTGGATTGCAGTCACAATCCGCTGCGTTGTGGAAATATCCCTT GCCGGGAACAGGATTTCCATACCCTCTTCCATGGCATTTAGTTCCACTCAACGCTCTTGCTGTGGTCAAAACAGCTAAGATGTACCATGGAAGTGGGCGGCGACGTGAGATTCGCGAGTGGAGGATTCGGCACAAGATCCACGGTCGGTTTCCGTTTGCTGATGCCTGGAGGCCCGATCGGTTCCATCTTTCCCCAGCGTTAAAAGAGCTGGACTGGCCTATGGATGTGCCCGATAATATTCTTCCTTGTGGACCGATTTTACTCCCCACGGCTTCGGTTCATAAACAGGACCCCGAATTGGCAAGTTGGCTGCAGAGAGCGCCGACTATCTTGGTCAATCTTGGGACGCTCTATGCGCCCGACCCTAAGGTTGCCGAGAATATTGCGTCAGGCctcaagctcttcatagATGCTTGGAAAGgggagaagatccagatTCTGTGGAAGCTTCCTAAACACCCGcatgatgagaatgatgTATACAGCCGGTCCATCGAGCCGCTGAGACAGGAGACTGAAACCGATCGCGTTCGGATCCATCCATGGTTCTCCGTTGAGCCCATGGCCATGCTTCAAACGGGGCAGATTGTCTGCTCCGTTCACCACGGTGGAGCGAACTCGTGGTACGAGGCTATCCA GAATGGCGTCCCCCATGTGGTTCTACCAGCCTGGCAGGATTGCTATGAGAACGCTGCGCGAGCGGAGTGGCTTGGAATTGGGGTGTACGGCAACAAAACCCGAGCTCCGAATATCAATGATCGAGAGTTAAGTAAAGCACTCTTGAAGGTCATGAGCGATCGCtcatataaagaaaaagctcTTGACCTTGCCAAACTATgtcagaagaaagaaggacgTGTGGCAGCTGCGGAAAAGATTGTCGAGCTGGCGCGCAACCCGGACTTGATGGCCATGCACATTCCGGATATGAAGATCGGTGATTCTCAATGTCAGCTCAGTGAAATCCGAAACCGTTCAGGAATGACTCTCCAGTCGGTTCAGTTGCCTCCGCCGGAAGTCAAGCCAACAGCTAA GCCCTTTCTCAATGACCTTGCAGAGGCAGTGCTGATGACTGCACTTTGTAACACTTGGTCCATCCTACCTTTGCTTGGATATTCACTTCTACTGGTGCCTCGTTTGCGATTCCTGGTTCTGGTTTACCTCATCTATATCAAGTATATTGCTAAAGCACACGAAAAGGGGACACTTTCTCTGCGGAACGATAGCTTCCGGACTTCATGGATCTGGAAGACATATGCATCCTACTTTCTCCTGCGACTCTATCGTTCGGCATCTCTTTCACCGCAAAAGAAGTATATCTTCGGCTACCATCCCCATGGTGTCGCTATTCGAGGAGCTGTGGGCGCATTCGCCGCAGACGTGGCCGGATTCTCCCAACTCTTCCCCGGGATTACCAATACCCTTTTGATGAAGGATAGTGTGTTCTACCAACCACTGCTTCGAGAATATCTTCTATCTGCTGGGCTCAGCGGCGTCTCCCGAAAATCATGCATCAGGCATCTAACACGGGGAGGTCATGACGGTCGGGGAATGGGCCGTGCCATTACCATTACTGTGGGAGGGAGTCGTGAATACAACGTCGCTCGACCGGGCACCATGGAGGTCGTGATCAAAATCCGCAAGGGTTTTATCCGAGTCGCCGTGGAAACTGGCGCCGACATCGTGCCGGTGGTCGCCTTTGGGGAGAACGAGATCTTCGACCGCGTGGACGTCACATCCAGATCTGTGCTCAGCATCGCTGCGCGGGTGTGGGAATGGTTTGTTGGCCACAAAGTGGCATTCTCCATTGGCCGGTTTAACATCTTCTGCCCTTATCGTAAGCCGTTGAATGTGGTCGTGGGCAATCCCATCCCTGTCACTCAACAACGATGGGACCCCGATGAGAAATATATCGATCAGTTACACCAGCAATACATGAGAGAGTTAGAGAGGCTATGGGATAGTTGGAAGGACACCTTTGGGACTGATAAATCCGTGAAGTTTGAGGTGGTGGAATAA